A window of Mesomycoplasma lagogenitalium contains these coding sequences:
- a CDS encoding RluA family pseudouridine synthase, which yields MNKTLVIEVKYKERIDKYISDNSDISRNDAKDLILNKNVIINDSIIVNKPKFIVSENQVISIKEIPFKVTDIIPEKIDLKIVYEDSDLIVIDKPSGMVVHPAPGNLKGTLVNGLLYHFQKNLSDVNGQMRPGILHRIDKDTSGLLIVAKNNKAHTFLAQQLKDHLIKRKYKAIVEGFVQNEITHIDLPIGRDPMNRQKMSVIKQNSKNAITHVYLEKHFNYNDKPYSLIRCELETGRTHQIRVHMAYIKHPVFGDPLYDKKVDEFNQRLHAYEIEFTHPNGQNLKFTTELPKEFEISN from the coding sequence ATGAATAAAACCTTAGTTATAGAAGTAAAGTATAAAGAAAGAATTGATAAGTATATTAGTGATAATTCAGATATTTCTAGAAATGATGCAAAAGATTTAATTTTAAATAAAAATGTAATAATCAATGATAGCATTATTGTTAATAAACCTAAATTTATAGTAAGTGAAAATCAAGTAATTTCAATTAAAGAAATACCATTTAAAGTAACTGATATTATTCCTGAAAAAATTGATTTAAAAATTGTTTATGAAGATTCAGATTTAATAGTTATCGATAAACCATCAGGAATGGTTGTTCATCCAGCGCCAGGAAATTTAAAAGGCACATTAGTAAATGGGCTTTTATATCATTTTCAAAAAAATCTATCAGATGTAAATGGACAAATGAGACCTGGAATTTTACATAGAATTGATAAAGATACATCGGGATTATTAATAGTTGCTAAAAACAATAAAGCACACACTTTTTTGGCACAGCAATTAAAAGATCATTTAATAAAAAGAAAATATAAAGCAATAGTTGAAGGGTTTGTTCAAAATGAAATAACCCATATTGATTTACCAATTGGAAGAGATCCTATGAATCGTCAAAAAATGAGTGTAATTAAGCAAAATTCCAAAAATGCTATCACTCATGTTTATTTAGAAAAACATTTTAATTACAATGATAAGCCATATTCATTAATTAGATGTGAACTAGAAACAGGAAGAACTCATCAAATTAGAGTCCATATGGCTTATATAAAACATCCGGTTTTCGGAGATCCTCTTTATGATAAAAAAGTGGATGAATTTAACCAAAGATTACATGCATATGAAATTGAATTTACCCATCCAAATGGACAAAATCTTAAATTTACAACTGAACTACCAAAGGAATTTGAAATTAGCAATTAG
- a CDS encoding YbhB/YbcL family Raf kinase inhibitor-like protein: MKIKIKAVKNGVLDTQYGNGNYENNSVSFPIKWEKVKNAKSYAITLVDKEATKAFGVPFIHWIIADLKKNKLDWDFSFREKDNILQFENSMTHFAKNHILDRVHKNALPGVFIGPFPIESDHNYELRVLALNVESILPKNFNKTSKPLFFDDFQNLIHNKVIDQGIYTFLYRTKFKVENGQIVPNNKSVEQLNAPLDKNQEFFYKNNIFEKINVRSSGIYQENGINYLNQEYVGKLENNFFVAKSMPLEFTSIKQAKSYVVALLGNAEVKTFATPTVFWVKTDIEPTLQETIIINSKEINEQFYSNNKKFHFINTFGSHFAPKIANMFNMSNEVFRFISNDYGLIKLPNISEPTGVYTLTVYALDQKIQFNERQDFDVITLGDVLNKMKNHVIAEGNLLFKIK, translated from the coding sequence ATGAAAATAAAAATAAAAGCTGTAAAAAATGGAGTATTAGATACTCAATATGGAAATGGAAATTATGAAAATAATTCAGTTAGTTTTCCAATTAAATGAGAAAAAGTAAAAAATGCTAAATCATATGCCATAACTCTTGTAGATAAAGAAGCAACTAAAGCATTTGGAGTGCCATTTATTCACTGAATAATTGCTGATTTGAAAAAAAATAAATTAGATTGAGATTTTTCTTTTAGAGAAAAAGATAATATTTTGCAATTTGAAAATTCAATGACTCATTTTGCGAAAAATCACATATTAGATCGTGTTCATAAAAATGCTTTACCAGGAGTTTTTATCGGACCTTTTCCAATTGAAAGCGATCATAATTATGAACTTCGTGTTTTAGCATTAAATGTTGAATCAATTTTACCTAAAAATTTTAATAAAACATCTAAACCTTTATTTTTTGATGATTTCCAAAATTTAATTCATAATAAAGTTATCGATCAAGGAATTTACACCTTTTTATATCGAACAAAATTTAAAGTAGAAAATGGACAAATTGTACCCAATAATAAAAGTGTTGAACAATTAAATGCTCCATTAGATAAAAATCAAGAGTTTTTTTATAAAAATAATATTTTTGAAAAAATTAATGTAAGATCTAGTGGAATTTATCAAGAAAACGGCATTAATTATTTAAATCAAGAATATGTTGGAAAACTTGAGAACAATTTTTTTGTTGCTAAATCGATGCCATTAGAATTTACAAGTATAAAACAAGCAAAAAGTTATGTAGTAGCATTATTAGGAAATGCCGAAGTAAAAACATTTGCAACGCCAACTGTTTTTTGAGTAAAAACCGATATTGAACCAACTTTACAAGAAACCATTATTATAAATTCAAAAGAAATAAATGAACAGTTTTATTCAAATAATAAAAAATTTCATTTTATTAATACATTTGGCTCTCATTTTGCTCCTAAAATCGCAAATATGTTTAATATGAGTAATGAAGTTTTTAGATTTATTAGTAATGATTATGGATTAATTAAATTACCAAACATTAGTGAGCCAACTGGAGTTTATACATTAACAGTTTATGCACTAGATCAAAAAATTCAATTTAATGAGCGTCAAGATTTTGATGTTATTACTCTAGGAGATGTTTTAAACAAAATGAAAAATCATGTAATAGCAGAGGGAAATTTACTTTTTAAAATTAAATAA
- a CDS encoding YigZ family protein, translating into MDNLLEVKKSKFYCYYYKVFSKEEVKKIISNLWLENKKAKHICYAFIVKENDIIHYGMTDDKEPRGTAGKPLLNLLQTKNEINSLIVVVRYYGGIKLGASTLLRTYVNCANLIYKNNLNKLN; encoded by the coding sequence ATGGATAATTTGCTAGAAGTTAAAAAATCAAAATTTTATTGCTATTACTATAAAGTTTTTTCAAAAGAAGAAGTTAAAAAAATAATTTCAAATTTATGATTAGAAAATAAAAAAGCAAAACATATTTGTTATGCTTTTATAGTTAAAGAAAACGATATTATCCACTATGGAATGACAGATGATAAAGAACCGCGAGGAACAGCGGGCAAACCATTATTAAACTTATTACAAACTAAAAATGAAATTAACAGTTTGATAGTGGTGGTTCGATATTATGGAGGCATAAAATTAGGAGCTTCCACCCTTTTAAGAACATATGTTAATTGTGCTAATTTAATTTATAAAAACAATTTAAATAAACTTAATTAG
- a CDS encoding PTS fructose transporter subunit IIABC — MDIKSLFKNKNLIYLDKKFNSKEQLLDFFASELVDKGFSSDKQTVYNAFLARENQDSTGIGDKVAIPHMSDDVIKNSTLLFARVADLNWNSIDNQPVNFVFAIAFSKSERENSHLQTMANLSKLLINSEFVKQLNQVKTSDEFLELISKFQSTLKPEKNNDFNQVYDVVAVTSCPTGIAHTYLAEQKLLEQAQKMNVKIKVETQGADGTKNALTEAEIKNAKGVIIAVDREIERSKFALSDNVIEISTKKAIHNPQEQIQKILDKKGTKLNVSKSKNNLNEEEQSISFNGFGKRMYRSLMTGISFMLPFIVFGGIMIALAFIFDIIIESASGTDVQSAKFLQSFGSNSYVANIIKSIGDQAMGLAVPILAAYITFAIVGRQGLLPGFVVGAIASGKLSNSYQFLSPAISNANGSFDASGFLSTGSGFVGAIGGGFFAAFMIIIFSKYVFGNLPKTMQGIKNILFIPLIATLTIAIIFWAVNIILIFINLGLVLFLSLMQDNPYLAWLLGIILGLMMGFDLGGPVNKAAYIFGTLTLAQSPIHSSVSMAAVMAAGMVPPLGISLSMFINKKLWTKEEIEAGKISNIIFGLSFISEGAIPYTSKKPKILIPANMVGAAVAGLISAVLGVTIAAPHGGIFVAFLLKTNLVANFGASIAVGIIIWLAAILIGALTQAALIYVLTKIFAKKAVKTNK, encoded by the coding sequence ATGGATATTAAAAGTTTATTTAAAAATAAAAATCTAATTTATCTAGATAAAAAATTCAATTCTAAAGAACAATTATTAGATTTTTTTGCTAGTGAATTAGTTGATAAAGGTTTTAGTAGTGATAAACAAACAGTTTATAATGCGTTTTTAGCTAGAGAAAATCAAGATTCAACTGGTATTGGTGATAAAGTTGCTATACCACACATGAGTGATGATGTGATTAAAAATAGCACACTATTATTTGCTAGAGTAGCGGATTTAAATTGAAATTCTATTGATAATCAACCAGTAAATTTTGTTTTTGCAATTGCTTTTTCAAAAAGCGAAAGAGAAAATTCACATTTACAAACAATGGCAAATTTATCAAAATTATTAATTAACAGTGAATTTGTTAAGCAATTAAATCAAGTAAAAACTAGTGATGAGTTTTTAGAGTTAATTAGTAAATTTCAATCCACATTAAAACCTGAAAAAAATAATGATTTTAATCAAGTTTATGATGTTGTTGCTGTTACATCTTGTCCAACAGGAATTGCTCACACTTATTTAGCGGAGCAAAAATTATTAGAACAAGCACAAAAAATGAATGTTAAAATTAAGGTAGAAACCCAAGGTGCTGATGGTACTAAAAATGCTTTAACCGAAGCTGAAATAAAAAATGCTAAAGGAGTTATTATTGCGGTTGATAGAGAAATTGAAAGATCAAAATTCGCTTTATCAGATAATGTAATTGAAATTTCTACTAAAAAAGCAATTCATAATCCACAAGAGCAAATTCAAAAAATTTTAGACAAAAAAGGAACTAAATTAAATGTTTCAAAATCCAAAAATAATCTCAATGAAGAGGAACAATCAATTTCATTTAATGGATTTGGAAAAAGAATGTATCGCTCATTAATGACTGGAATTTCATTTATGTTGCCATTTATTGTTTTTGGTGGAATAATGATTGCTTTAGCTTTCATTTTTGATATTATAATTGAAAGTGCATCAGGAACCGATGTACAATCAGCAAAATTTTTACAAAGTTTTGGAAGCAATAGTTATGTTGCTAATATAATTAAAAGTATTGGTGATCAAGCAATGGGATTAGCTGTGCCAATTTTAGCTGCTTATATCACTTTTGCAATAGTAGGAAGACAAGGATTATTACCTGGATTTGTTGTTGGAGCGATTGCGAGCGGAAAATTATCAAATTCATACCAATTTTTAAGCCCGGCAATTAGTAATGCTAATGGAAGTTTTGATGCTAGTGGCTTTTTATCAACGGGATCAGGATTTGTAGGAGCAATTGGTGGTGGTTTTTTTGCTGCCTTTATGATTATTATTTTTTCAAAATATGTTTTTGGAAATTTACCAAAAACAATGCAAGGAATAAAAAATATTTTATTTATTCCGTTAATTGCAACATTAACAATTGCAATTATTTTCTGAGCAGTAAATATAATTTTAATTTTTATTAATTTAGGATTAGTATTATTTTTATCATTAATGCAAGATAATCCGTATTTAGCATGATTATTAGGAATAATTTTAGGATTAATGATGGGATTCGATTTAGGAGGTCCAGTTAATAAAGCTGCCTATATTTTCGGAACACTTACATTAGCTCAAAGTCCAATTCATTCATCGGTTTCTATGGCTGCAGTAATGGCAGCTGGAATGGTTCCTCCATTAGGAATATCATTATCAATGTTCATTAACAAAAAACTATGAACAAAAGAAGAAATCGAAGCAGGAAAAATTTCAAACATTATTTTTGGATTATCATTTATTAGTGAAGGAGCAATTCCTTATACATCCAAAAAACCAAAAATTTTAATTCCAGCTAATATGGTAGGTGCAGCTGTGGCGGGATTAATTTCAGCAGTTTTAGGTGTTACAATCGCAGCGCCACATGGAGGAATTTTTGTTGCATTTTTATTAAAAACAAATTTAGTAGCTAACTTTGGTGCTTCAATTGCAGTGGGAATCATAATTTGATTAGCGGCAATTTTAATTGGTGCTTTAACTCAAGCAGCACTAATTTATGTACTAACAAAAATATTTGCTAAAAAAGCAGTAAAAACAAATAAATAA
- a CDS encoding 1-phosphofructokinase produces MIYTLTLSPSIDLLIEDGQFELNQVNRYQNSTLLPGGKGINASIILNRHNFQTKAITFFDKNTLYTFSSFFNKENLNLINIETEKSTRINIKFYGDNTNFELNGARTIIDKKLKEKLFSELNKITSDDLLLIMGTSDENLIIEILDLLKQKQIKFVLDIDSPNLKTFLNYKPLLIKPNKDELERNFNLTIKNENDLIESLYFIQNLGSENVIISLDKNGAYLLTDKNEIYKAVIKPIKVVSATGAGDTMISIFSANYFLNQDAVSAFKLANSAAIGTVFSKWLGTEKLTNDFLSNVEIIKIK; encoded by the coding sequence ATGATTTATACATTGACTTTATCACCTTCAATTGATCTTTTGATTGAAGATGGACAATTTGAATTAAATCAAGTCAATCGGTACCAAAATTCAACACTTTTACCAGGAGGAAAGGGAATTAATGCTTCAATAATTTTAAATCGCCATAATTTTCAAACTAAAGCAATTACGTTTTTTGATAAAAATACTTTATATACTTTTTCTTCTTTTTTTAATAAAGAAAATTTAAATTTAATTAACATTGAAACGGAAAAAAGTACAAGAATTAATATAAAGTTTTATGGTGATAATACAAATTTTGAATTAAATGGTGCAAGAACAATAATTGATAAAAAATTAAAAGAAAAATTATTTAGTGAATTAAATAAAATTACTAGTGATGATTTATTATTAATTATGGGTACTTCTGATGAAAATTTAATTATTGAAATTTTAGATTTATTAAAGCAAAAGCAAATTAAATTTGTTTTAGACATAGATTCACCAAATTTAAAAACATTTTTAAACTATAAACCATTATTAATAAAACCAAATAAAGATGAATTGGAAAGAAATTTTAATCTTACTATTAAAAATGAAAATGATTTAATTGAAAGTCTTTATTTTATTCAAAATTTAGGTTCTGAAAATGTTATTATTTCACTTGATAAAAATGGTGCATATTTATTAACTGATAAAAATGAAATTTATAAAGCAGTTATTAAACCAATTAAAGTAGTTTCAGCAACTGGTGCAGGTGATACAATGATTTCTATTTTTAGCGCTAATTACTTTCTAAACCAAGATGCAGTAAGTGCCTTTAAATTAGCTAATTCAGCTGCAATTGGAACTGTTTTTTCAAAGTGGTTAGGAACAGAAAAATTAACTAATGATTTTCTTTCAAATGTTGAAATTATTAAAATAAAATAA
- a CDS encoding energy-coupling factor transporter ATPase, protein MIKVKNVTFAYNEGGKLALNDINVSFEKGKYIAILGHNGSGKSTLSKILTGIIKPTSGEVWIKDILLSKKTLNEARKNIGIIFQNPDNQFVGATVEDDIAFGLENKRMSPEKMREIIYDLAKKVDMFEHLEREPQNLSGGQKQRVAIASILALDPSIIIFDEVTSMLDPKGKSDVLTLIRDIQQTREKTLISITHDMDEAILADELLVLSNGKVIAQGSPQEILKNKEIIEKAKIDSPFIYKLSSKLKGISPTYDANELLEQICK, encoded by the coding sequence ATGATTAAAGTTAAAAATGTTACCTTTGCTTATAATGAAGGGGGAAAACTTGCATTAAATGACATTAATGTAAGTTTTGAAAAAGGAAAATATATTGCTATTTTAGGTCATAATGGCTCAGGAAAATCAACCTTGTCAAAAATTTTAACAGGAATTATTAAACCAACATCAGGAGAAGTTTGAATTAAAGATATTTTATTATCAAAAAAAACTTTAAACGAGGCAAGAAAAAATATTGGTATTATTTTTCAAAATCCTGACAATCAATTTGTTGGGGCGACGGTTGAAGATGATATTGCTTTTGGCTTAGAAAATAAAAGAATGTCACCTGAAAAAATGAGAGAAATTATTTATGATTTAGCTAAAAAAGTAGATATGTTTGAACATTTAGAAAGAGAGCCACAAAATTTATCAGGAGGACAAAAGCAAAGAGTTGCTATTGCCTCTATTTTAGCACTCGATCCTTCAATCATTATTTTTGATGAAGTTACATCAATGCTTGATCCAAAAGGTAAAAGTGATGTTTTAACTTTAATTCGCGATATTCAACAAACTAGAGAAAAAACACTTATTTCTATAACTCACGATATGGATGAAGCAATATTAGCTGATGAATTATTAGTTTTATCGAACGGAAAAGTTATTGCCCAAGGATCGCCTCAAGAAATTTTAAAAAACAAAGAAATTATTGAAAAAGCAAAAATTGATTCTCCTTTTATTTATAAATTATCAAGTAAATTAAAAGGGATTAGTCCAACATATGATGCAAATGAATTATTGGAGCAAATATGCAAATAA
- a CDS encoding ATP-binding cassette domain-containing protein yields the protein MQIKVNNIVKIYDKDLPSKFNAIDGVSAQINQGEFISIIGQTGSGKTTFIEHMNGLIFPDAGEIEFVFTDVDKKTNQDFQRKIVISKKRFFKRKVKGLKSIRKRVGVVFQFAEYQLFEQTIEKDIIFGAISMGIPKKQAIEDAKEIIELVGLDQSFLQRSPFDLSGGQKRRVAIAGILAMKPDVIFFDEPTAGLDPAGIEETLKIFDKLNKSGKTIVIATHDLDNALTWTKRTIVFQNGKIIKDGDTYEILSDNEFLKNNRMQPTKLLSFASELERRGMKIGRVTNIDELAEKINKNMEE from the coding sequence ATGCAAATAAAAGTTAATAATATTGTTAAAATTTACGATAAAGATTTACCATCAAAATTTAATGCTATTGACGGTGTTTCAGCACAAATAAATCAAGGAGAATTTATTTCAATAATTGGACAAACTGGTAGTGGTAAAACTACATTTATCGAGCATATGAACGGTTTAATATTTCCTGATGCCGGTGAAATTGAATTTGTTTTTACAGATGTAGATAAAAAAACAAATCAGGATTTTCAAAGAAAAATCGTTATTAGTAAAAAAAGATTTTTCAAAAGAAAAGTTAAGGGCTTAAAATCAATTAGAAAAAGGGTGGGTGTTGTTTTTCAATTTGCTGAATATCAATTATTTGAGCAAACAATTGAAAAAGATATTATTTTTGGTGCCATATCTATGGGAATACCAAAAAAACAAGCAATAGAAGATGCTAAAGAAATCATTGAACTAGTTGGTTTAGATCAAAGTTTTTTACAACGTTCTCCTTTTGATTTATCTGGAGGCCAAAAAAGAAGAGTAGCAATCGCAGGAATTTTAGCGATGAAACCTGATGTTATTTTCTTTGATGAACCCACAGCAGGTTTAGATCCTGCCGGAATTGAAGAAACATTAAAAATTTTTGATAAATTAAATAAATCTGGAAAAACAATTGTTATTGCTACACACGATTTAGATAATGCTTTAACATGAACAAAAAGAACAATTGTTTTTCAAAATGGTAAAATCATCAAAGATGGTGATACATATGAAATTCTTAGCGATAATGAATTTTTGAAAAACAACCGTATGCAACCTACTAAACTTCTTTCTTTTGCTAGCGAATTAGAAAGAAGAGGAATGAAAATTGGAAGAGTTACAAATATTGATGAATTAGCAGAAAAAATAAATAAAAATATGGAGGAATAA
- a CDS encoding energy-coupling factor transporter transmembrane component T family protein, with product MNIVVGKYVPKNTFLHRLDPRLKLIFNILFIIFFFVVTHLFTLSFLIIPTLIIFILTTERPLHLLKMAKLPIFIFLFMSVLYGFLLYDTSSLKENENFIINGFSINDKKQAHLDSFNFVDTEWFSFEIYFKFRYTNLVFIRSFVLGLRIYCMLIITTLLIYTTKPILLTKAIEDLISPLKLIKINTSVIAMIISISIRFIPTLLLEANRIIKAQASRGVDFKHGKIKDKVKSMITLTIPLFVLSFSRAEDLANAMEVRGYVPYEKRTRYRRLYLKWFDYLFMLFLVAFIIFVILIEQNVFGQLPQFWLYTAQLF from the coding sequence ATGAATATTGTTGTTGGAAAATATGTTCCTAAAAATACTTTTTTACATCGATTAGATCCAAGATTAAAGTTAATTTTTAATATTCTTTTTATTATTTTCTTTTTTGTAGTAACTCATTTATTTACACTTTCATTTTTAATTATTCCTACTTTAATCATTTTTATTTTAACTACTGAAAGACCACTTCATTTACTAAAAATGGCAAAATTACCAATTTTTATTTTCTTATTTATGTCTGTTTTATATGGTTTTTTACTGTATGACACTTCTTCTTTAAAAGAAAATGAAAATTTTATAATTAATGGTTTTAGTATTAACGATAAAAAACAGGCACATTTAGATTCTTTTAATTTTGTTGATACCGAATGATTTTCTTTTGAAATTTATTTTAAATTTAGATATACAAATTTAGTTTTTATTAGATCATTTGTTTTAGGTTTAAGAATTTATTGTATGCTTATAATTACAACTCTTTTAATTTATACAACTAAACCTATTTTATTAACTAAAGCAATTGAAGATTTAATTTCGCCATTAAAATTAATTAAAATTAATACTAGTGTAATTGCAATGATTATTTCCATTTCAATTAGATTTATTCCTACATTGTTATTAGAGGCAAATAGAATTATAAAAGCTCAAGCATCAAGAGGGGTAGATTTTAAGCATGGAAAAATCAAAGATAAAGTAAAATCGATGATAACTTTAACAATCCCTTTATTTGTTTTATCATTTTCAAGAGCAGAAGATTTAGCAAATGCAATGGAAGTCAGAGGCTATGTTCCTTACGAAAAAAGAACTAGATATCGTCGTTTATATTTAAAATGATTTGATTATTTATTTATGCTATTTTTAGTTGCATTTATTATCTTTGTAATTTTAATTGAACAAAATGTTTTTGGTCAATTGCCTCAATTTTGATTATACACAGCACAACTATTTTAG
- the ligA gene encoding NAD-dependent DNA ligase LigA, whose protein sequence is MSNDEKEKIRKLIFDLRKEIEYHDSLYFEKDEPEISDYEYDSKFKELKRLEEKYFHLLSLEEIMASPIEKMAPLKMSLFNKIKHNTPMLSLDKAYEISEIVKFENDVFTKVGKNNKFYVEPKIDGISMALHYENGNLVSALTRGDGKEGEDVIENIYKLKDEIVPKQINYKEKIEIRGEIYLDKNSFLKMNEQIKNEYLLYQEIEKENQLIKQENELRKNQNLSLLKKKKTTKIYRKTEFLNPRNAAAGIIRRKKDGDDKLEKLKAFWYQIIDPEKHQIFYVSDSINFLNKEKFVTNDLGLLLNNSAEIEEHINLIEQKREQLDYEIDGVVIKVNSYDSYNKLGSTSKFPRGAIAYKFYDQVVKSKLKDIVYQVGRTGKIAYVAILEPVNLNGSIVSKAYLHNHQNILNLKIRLNEEVYIKKSGEIIPQVISSVKNFDSTNIEIIKKCPICEFDLLDTDKEQFCINQDCPEIKIQKIIHFFSKNALNVENLSDKTVRQFFEFKLIKDEIDVFFLENQIAKINELNDNEKFNSFKRTSMIKLLSAINNAKKIPFFRFIYALGIKNIGLNFSKILSKKIKSIDQLIDFNYEQLIEIDKFGETMVQELKNYVANPRNIEFLNRLKTINFEFLDNENEYESNILENKSFVITGTLSNPREYYKDIIEKNQGKFSNAISSKVDYLIVGENVGTNKLEKAKKFNIKTITESEFLDLLKKV, encoded by the coding sequence ATGAGCAATGATGAAAAAGAAAAAATCAGAAAGCTGATTTTTGATTTAAGAAAAGAAATTGAATATCATGATTCTTTATATTTTGAAAAAGATGAACCTGAAATTAGTGATTATGAATATGATAGTAAATTCAAAGAATTAAAAAGACTAGAAGAAAAATATTTTCATTTACTTTCGCTTGAAGAAATAATGGCTTCACCAATTGAAAAAATGGCTCCTTTAAAAATGAGTCTTTTTAATAAAATAAAGCACAACACTCCAATGCTATCTTTAGATAAAGCCTATGAAATTAGTGAAATAGTAAAATTTGAAAATGATGTTTTTACTAAAGTTGGAAAAAACAATAAATTTTATGTAGAACCGAAAATTGACGGAATTTCAATGGCGCTCCATTATGAAAATGGTAATTTAGTATCAGCTTTAACTAGAGGAGATGGAAAAGAAGGAGAAGATGTTATTGAAAATATTTATAAACTAAAAGATGAAATTGTTCCTAAACAAATTAATTACAAAGAAAAAATTGAAATTCGTGGTGAAATTTATTTAGATAAAAATTCATTTTTAAAAATGAATGAACAAATTAAAAACGAATATCTTCTATATCAAGAAATTGAAAAAGAAAATCAATTAATTAAACAAGAAAACGAATTAAGAAAAAATCAAAATTTATCACTGTTAAAAAAGAAAAAAACTACAAAAATATATCGAAAAACTGAATTTTTAAATCCACGAAATGCAGCAGCAGGTATTATTAGAAGAAAAAAAGATGGTGATGACAAATTAGAAAAATTAAAAGCATTTTGATATCAAATAATCGATCCAGAAAAGCATCAGATTTTTTATGTAAGTGATTCAATTAATTTTTTAAATAAAGAAAAATTTGTGACAAATGATTTAGGTTTATTATTAAATAATAGTGCTGAAATTGAAGAACATATTAATTTAATTGAACAAAAAAGAGAACAATTAGATTATGAAATTGATGGAGTGGTAATAAAAGTTAATAGTTATGATTCTTATAATAAACTAGGAAGTACCTCTAAATTCCCTAGAGGAGCCATTGCCTATAAATTTTATGATCAAGTTGTTAAATCTAAATTAAAGGATATTGTTTATCAAGTTGGAAGAACTGGAAAAATTGCTTATGTTGCAATTTTAGAACCTGTTAATTTAAATGGTTCAATTGTTTCAAAAGCATATTTACATAATCATCAAAATATTTTAAATTTAAAAATTCGCTTAAATGAAGAGGTTTATATAAAAAAATCAGGAGAAATAATTCCCCAAGTTATTTCTTCGGTTAAAAATTTTGATTCAACAAATATAGAGATAATTAAAAAATGCCCTATATGCGAATTTGATTTATTAGATACTGACAAAGAACAATTTTGTATTAATCAAGATTGTCCAGAAATTAAAATTCAAAAAATCATTCATTTTTTCTCAAAAAATGCACTAAATGTCGAAAATCTTTCTGATAAAACTGTTAGGCAGTTTTTTGAATTTAAATTAATAAAAGACGAAATTGATGTATTTTTTTTAGAAAATCAAATTGCTAAAATAAATGAATTAAATGATAATGAAAAATTTAATAGTTTTAAAAGAACTTCGATGATAAAACTATTATCAGCAATTAATAATGCTAAAAAAATTCCCTTTTTTAGATTTATATATGCATTAGGTATTAAAAATATAGGTCTTAATTTTTCAAAAATCTTATCAAAAAAAATCAAGAGCATTGATCAATTAATTGATTTTAATTATGAACAATTAATTGAAATAGATAAATTTGGCGAAACTATGGTTCAAGAGTTAAAAAATTACGTTGCTAATCCAAGAAATATTGAATTTTTAAATAGGTTAAAAACAATTAATTTTGAGTTTTTAGATAATGAAAACGAATATGAATCAAATATTTTAGAAAATAAAAGTTTTGTAATAACAGGAACATTATCTAATCCGAGAGAATATTATAAAGATATAATCGAAAAAAATCAAGGTAAATTTTCTAATGCTATTAGTTCCAAAGTTGATTATTTAATAGTTGGAGAAAATGTTGGAACTAATAAATTAGAAAAAGCAAAAAAATTTAATATTAAAACTATAACTGAAAGTGAATTTTTAGATTTATTAAAAAAAGTATAA